One Rosa chinensis cultivar Old Blush chromosome 3, RchiOBHm-V2, whole genome shotgun sequence DNA window includes the following coding sequences:
- the LOC112193744 gene encoding uncharacterized protein LOC112193744, with product MGCIWRASKSRLVSQIQEAKNKGERLRLQLKNIQSRAEWKRFIRAKTSPAFKERVNVVESDLPSSSTTNVREDALSKVLGHDKPGRLRGMGRGMTISKLAFFQTKDKYVAKMQEQQINMQDRINHLENLVNKLVKNKIQQSEEGEKTSPMSVNTNSLNKCKLLDWSGTEDIVAEGRWVSSDPEESVNEIPLAPNAMKVLVDISNKPDAFLWRPTSNMFCFQHAQGKTIAWPADRVIFQMDQQSDEQDNLSMPSVKYSYPLIFFLSCCILYYITSML from the exons ATGGGATGTATATGGAGGGCCTCAAAGTCAAGGTTAGTGAGCCAAATACAGGAGGCCAAAAACAAAGGAGAAAGACTTCGACTCCAACTTAAGAACATTCAAAGTAGAGCAGAGTGGAAAAGGTTCATCCGTGCAAAAACTAGTCCAGCATTTAAG GAGAGGGTGAATGTAGTTGAAAGTGATTTGCCATCATCCTCAACAACTAATGTGAGAGAAGATGCTCTGTCTAAAGTCTTAGGACACGATAAACCTGGACGACTAAGAGGAATGGGAAGAGGAATGACCATCAGCAAATTGGCATTCTTTCAGACTAAGGACAAGTATGTGGCTAAGATGCAAGAGCAACAAATTAACATGCAAGACAGGATAAATCATTTGGAGAACTTGGTCAATAAATTAGTGAAAAATAAG ATTCAACAAAGTGAGGAAGGGGAGAAAACATCTCCAATG AGCGTCAACACCAACTCATTGAATAAGTGCAAGCTACTAGATTGGAGTGGAACAGAGGACATTGTTGCTGAAGGTCGTTGGGTTTCAAGTGATCCAGAAGAGTCTGTCAATGAAATTCCCTTGGCACCTAATGCAATGAAAGTCTTGGTTGATATCTCAAATAAACCAGATGCTTTTCTTTGGAGGCCTACATCTAATATGTTTTGTTTTCAACATGCTCAAGGTAAAACAATAGCATGGCCTGCTGACAGAGTCATTTTTCAAATGGATCAGCAGTCTGACGAACAAGACAATTTATCTATGCCTTCGGTAAAATATTCATATcctcttatttttttcttaagttGTTGTATCCTTTATTATATAACTAGTATGTTGTGA